In Vibrio mangrovi, the DNA window GGTCATGCCTGCACTGGCTGCCCGCAGTGAAACATTCCTGAATCAGGAACTTAGTTGGGATGCTATCCAAAAGCCATTGATTGATCATGATATTGCTGCCTTTAAAGCACTCTTCAGCCGGATTGATCCAAAACAGATTGAATCAATGATCGAAGCTTCTAAAGAAGCAGTTGAAGCAGAGAAAGCCATCATTCAGGCACAGGTCAAGGAAGAAACAGAATTAAGTAAAGAGCCGCTTGCACCAGAAATCGAGTTTGATGATTTTGCCAAAGTAGATATGCGTATCGCCAAGATTCTGTCTTGTGAAGCAGTGCCTAAAGCAGACAAGCTCCTGAAATTCCAGCTGGATATCGGCGGTGAAACACGTCAGGTTTTCTCCGGTATCAAAGCGGCCTATAAGCCTGAAGATCTTGTCGGCAAATACACGGTTATGGTCGCAAACCTGAAACCACGTAAGATGAAATTCGGGATGTCCGAAGGCATGATTCTGGCCGCAGGTCCCGGTGGCAGCGAGCTCTGGATACTTGAACCTCACGAAGGGGCACAACCAGGCATGCGCGTCATGTAAAATTATATAATTCAAACAGTTAAAAGCCTCACACATCATCTGTGAGGCTTTTTTAATTCATATGCATTCACATCCTTAATAAAACCTTCCCCAAGATTGTCACTTACGCACCACAACTGTGCATTATATTTGTGAACGAAACGTTAATCTGATGATTTTAATAATAAAAATATATGGCACCAAATCTGCTAGTCCTTTAGTCGTATGTACACAAAGATACCTTGACCTTTGAGGGTTGCTGTTGCTTTACTTTCAATCTGCATAAACTGCTTGCAGAACATGCAGCCAGCTATTCTATACCGGGATCTGCAACCACAAAAATCAAGGCACCTCAACACAGACAAGGAGTTGGTTATGTTCGTCATTATCTCGATGCTGATTTCCGTGGGCATACTTGGATTCATGTTTTATCTTGCCAAACAACGTGAATCTACATTGCAGCGTAAATACGAGCTGCTTGTTGATTTACGTCAGGTGCTCTACCTATGCCGTCAACACCGGAGCGCAACACATCATGCTCTGATGTTTGGTGAACACCGGGATACTGAGCTTGAGCATCTGGCAGATCTGCTCTGTGAAAAGACCAACCATCTCATTTCAATAGCACATTTTGACAATAAGCCAATGTATCGGGTACTTCAGCTCAAACTGAAAGCTCTGATAAAAGACTGGTCAGATCGCACAATTTCCCGCAACCAAATGATTCACGGCAAAGCGATCCGCCACTGTATGTTTTTAATGGATGAAGTAATGCTGGCGTGGCTGGTTGAAGTGAACCGGGAAGACCTGAGTGATGAATATCATATGAACTGGCAACAAGTGATCGACGCAATGGATGCACTAACTCAGTTCAGAATCTGCATTGAAGATATGAACACACATGAAGGACGAACCCGGTTGCAACACTATGCCGAAGTGGTAACCAGAAAAGTCAACCAGCTCACAATGGTTAGTCCTCTGTCTATCTCCGCTCCGGCTTGTACCAAGGCACTGCTGGTCCTGTCAGATGTGATCCAGGATCCAGAATACAGTATCAGTGCTGAAGAAATGTATCAGATGACAGCGGATATATCTCTGAGCATTGCCCACGTCTATGATCATATGCTGGGGGAGCTTACCGAAACACTGTATATCCCGCTCCCAAAGTTACTTATCGCCTAGACGCACCAAAGGAGTAATGTACCAAACATTACTCCTGCTGGTTTAGGCGATTCAGGCAAGTAAGTGGCGGGCAGCATTCACTACAACACGAATCGATTTGGCTTCGACTTCTTTGGCTACCGTATGATCCGGAATTTCTTTCTGAGTTCTGTTAATAATCACACCGGCAACACATCCGGCTTGCAAACCGGAACTGGCACACATGGTAAACAGGGTCGCCGCTTCCATTTCAAAGTTCAGCACTCCCATCGCCTGCCACTCTTCCATCGAGCCCTGAAAACGCCGTGTTACCCGACCGGTATAGGTATCATAACGCTCCTGTCCGGGATAAAACGTATCACTGGAAGCTGTAATGCCGGTATGCACCTGAGCACCTTCTTCATCAGCAGCTTTTTTCAACGCATTCATTGCAGCAAAGTCCGCAACTGCCGGAAATTCCATCGGTGCAAAATGCAGACTGGCACCATCCAGACGCACCGCTCCTG includes these proteins:
- the udp gene encoding uridine phosphorylase; protein product: MSGAVFHLGVTQEDLNGATLAILPGDPERVQRIAEQMDAPEFLASHREFTIYRARIGDKSVIVCSTGIGGPSTSIAVEELAQLGVRSFLRIGTTGAIQPQVQVGDIIVTTGAVRLDGASLHFAPMEFPAVADFAAMNALKKAADEEGAQVHTGITASSDTFYPGQERYDTYTGRVTRRFQGSMEEWQAMGVLNFEMEAATLFTMCASSGLQAGCVAGVIINRTQKEIPDHTVAKEVEAKSIRVVVNAARHLLA